A region of the Leptospira venezuelensis genome:
TAACCAAGGTATGACTTGCATTGGCCTGTCGCTCGTCCCAATTCTTTGGCTCTGGGAAAGGAAATCCTTTATAATGAAGAGTAATTCTAAGAGATTGGTTTTCCGAAAGGTTGACATATTCAGATATTTGAGTAGTATACCCATACAAATATTCCCGAGATGGACTTCATATTTATTTTCTCCGCTAGAAACAGGAAAAACTAATTCACATCCTGCTGGAAATCTGAATTGTTCGTGATTGTTCCAAAGCTTGAAAAAATTCAACCCTCTATCTGGATTAATTAAAACCATTCTTTCAAATACAGTCTCTTTTTCTTCTCGGAGTACTGCTACCATATATTCCTTATATGTAAGCTTTTGAGAATTGTCAGAAAATTCCTTTGGTAAATTTATTCTAATAAAATTATTTTTCGAATCAAAAACTGGATTTGGCATATGTTGCCAATAAAAGATATTTCCTCTACAGTCTTGCAACAATCCAAAAAAGAATATTACAAATAAACAAACTATCATTGATTTACTGATTTTCACAAATTCCCTCTGCACGTATTTTTCGATGCGTTAGTTACTAAGTGGAGAGAGAAGATCGGAGTGATTGAGGAACGAGAAGAGGAAGAAAGGCCAGATGGTCTGAATTCTCGATATTCATCGAGAATTCAGACTGATGTGCGGATTGTAAAGAAAAAATTACCTCTTCTTCACTTCTCCTTTTAGCTCTTCTTTAACCGTGTCTCTAGTGGTATTGGATTTATTTTCCAATTTAATTGTATAATGGATTTGATATTTAGTAACTACCGGCTTCTCTTCCGAATGTTCCATGGACCAACGAGTCACATCATTCTGGATGATTTTAGCCAAATTATTAATTCTAGGAACTCTCGTATTAAAACGGATTGTTTCTACAGCACCTGTATTTCCGTTCAAGATCACTAAGATAATCCCATCATCATTAAAATTAATTCTATTATATTTTACTAATTCTTCGCTAATGAGAGCATCCCCGCCCTTATCTACTTTTCTGCGAATGTATTTGGATCCTCTAATCTGACGAACTTGATAGGACTCGCTTGTTATATGCACTCTGAAATATTCTGAGCTATCTTTGGACTGACTTTGGAAAGAAATAGGATCAGTGGTGCTGATCTTCACTTCTCTGCCTTCTTCGTCTATGATCTCTTCGTTGTCTCCCGCTGGATTTGGAAGGATCTCGCCTTTAGGAGTTTCCGGAGTATGGGACGGTCCTCCAGAGCTAATACAAGAAATAAATGATAAACAATATAGCACCGCAAAACCGGCTAAAAAAGTTCGGAAAACCGAAACGCGAAACATTGGCCTCTCCTATCCAAGGAAATTTATAAATATATGCGAAATATTCCAACTATACCAAATATTGCAAGAACAGTGTGGCAAGTCCTAAGAAACAGAAGAAGCCGAACACGTCCGTAGTAGTTGTTACAAATATGGAAGACGCAATTGCAGGATCAATCCCAACCACTTTTAATAGCATTGGAATACAAGCCCCTACGATGGCTGCTACGATCAGGTTCGCAAGCATCGCAAAAAATATAACAATCGCAAGTGCAAGTTTTCCCGTATAAAAAAACACAACGATCCCTGTGATCGCTCCTATCGTAAGTCCATTAATCAGACCTATAATGCCCTCTTTCCTAAAACCTACAGTCCAGTTTGCCTGGCTCAAGTCTCCAGTAGCGATATTTCTAACTACCACAGTAATGGATTGGGTTCCCGCATTCCCCCCCATTCCCGCCACTATTGGCATAAGACTAGCAAGTAATACGAACGATTGGATCGTGTCTTGGAAAAGTGCAACTGTAGATGCGGCAACCACTGCCGTTCCCAGATTGATCACAAGCCAGGTCAATCTTCGTCGGATAGAGTCCCAGATAGAAGTATTCAATCTTTCTTCTTCTGAAACTCCCCCCATCCTCAAGATGTCCTCGGAAGCTTCTTCCTGAACGATATCTAAGATATCATCTACTGTGATCCTACCGATGATCCGATCCAGATCATCCACTACAGCAGCGGAAACCAGGTCGTATTTTCGAAATATTCGAGCTACTTCTTCCTGGTCTGTATCATAATGAATGGAGAATACTTCTTCTTTTACAAGTCTGCTTGCCTTTTGGTTGAGAGGTGCGAGGAAAAGATCCTTGAGTTTAATAAATCCTTTTAAATGATTCTCTGAGTCAGTTACATAGAGAAGATAGATATCATCTGTCTCTTTGGCCACTCTTCTCAATTTGATAATCGCTTTTCTGACAGTGTCAGTCTCATATGCGGAGGCGAACTCAGTCGTCATCAAACGCCCCGCAGTGTATTCTCTAAAATTTAGCTGCTTTCGGATCTGAGAGGAATCTTCCCGATCCAAGGAGTTCAAAATTTCCTCAGCCTTAGCCTTTGGGATCTCTGAAATCAGATTGGTAACGTCGTCTGGTTCCAGATTTTCGACGATAGGAGAAATCTCCTTCATATTCAGACGGGAGATCAAATCTGCCTGTAAATCCTCATCGAACTCGACTAAAATCTCAGACTGCTGTTCAGAATCGCAGAGTTTAAATACGTAGAATGCTTCGTCAATACCCAGCTTTTCCAGGACTTCGGCAATATCCGCTGGGTGATTGGAAGAAGTGAAACTGAGTAGGAACTTATTGTCCTTATTTTCTATCTTTTCTAGGAAGGAATCCATCCAATCTGCAGATTGCGGATTTGCCTTCAGGGAAGAAGTTTCCTTAGTGCTGTTTGTTTCGTCCATTTGGCGTCCCTCCCCCTATGACAGAATCCTGATGGAATTTATCGGTTCAATGAATTTACTGATTTTTGGTACAAGAGTTTTTCATTTGACTGGGGGCTCGCAGCCTTAGAATAGAACCT
Encoded here:
- a CDS encoding LA_2219 family laminin/E-cadherin/plasminogen-binding protein, with the protein product MFRVSVFRTFLAGFAVLYCLSFISCISSGGPSHTPETPKGEILPNPAGDNEEIIDEEGREVKISTTDPISFQSQSKDSSEYFRVHITSESYQVRQIRGSKYIRRKVDKGGDALISEELVKYNRINFNDDGIILVILNGNTGAVETIRFNTRVPRINNLAKIIQNDVTRWSMEHSEEKPVVTKYQIHYTIKLENKSNTTRDTVKEELKGEVKKR
- the mgtE gene encoding magnesium transporter, which produces MDETNSTKETSSLKANPQSADWMDSFLEKIENKDNKFLLSFTSSNHPADIAEVLEKLGIDEAFYVFKLCDSEQQSEILVEFDEDLQADLISRLNMKEISPIVENLEPDDVTNLISEIPKAKAEEILNSLDREDSSQIRKQLNFREYTAGRLMTTEFASAYETDTVRKAIIKLRRVAKETDDIYLLYVTDSENHLKGFIKLKDLFLAPLNQKASRLVKEEVFSIHYDTDQEEVARIFRKYDLVSAAVVDDLDRIIGRITVDDILDIVQEEASEDILRMGGVSEEERLNTSIWDSIRRRLTWLVINLGTAVVAASTVALFQDTIQSFVLLASLMPIVAGMGGNAGTQSITVVVRNIATGDLSQANWTVGFRKEGIIGLINGLTIGAITGIVVFFYTGKLALAIVIFFAMLANLIVAAIVGACIPMLLKVVGIDPAIASSIFVTTTTDVFGFFCFLGLATLFLQYLV